From Spartobacteria bacterium, the proteins below share one genomic window:
- the pfkB gene encoding 1-phosphofructokinase yields the protein MTTTKRVLTVTMNPAIDQTVFVPGFSAGEVNRVERTQSNAGGKGVNVASLLADYGCDVAATGLLGSHNPTLFEELFTSKKIKDLFVRVTGSTRVGIKIINEKNAETTDINFPGLYPESTDMNILHDTITRLAKECEWIVFAGSLPNGVRPDFYRRMIEDIKTHSDCKIALDTSGPALTEALKAMPDLIKPNKDELVEMLNIQLNTLDAVAKAAHVLLDRGIKTVVVSMGAEGALVADADCTLHAQPGPVTLLSTVGAGDAMVSGMVAGDLDGRTLEERIALATAFSVAVLSQVGSDLPSHVVMQKVASQVVVTQVK from the coding sequence ATGACCACGACAAAACGAGTATTAACGGTAACCATGAATCCTGCCATTGACCAGACGGTATTTGTGCCGGGATTTAGTGCAGGAGAAGTCAACCGGGTAGAACGCACACAGTCCAATGCCGGCGGCAAAGGAGTCAACGTGGCCTCACTGCTTGCCGATTACGGATGCGATGTGGCGGCAACAGGCCTGCTGGGATCACATAACCCGACGCTTTTTGAAGAGTTATTTACATCCAAAAAGATCAAAGATCTTTTCGTACGGGTGACGGGATCGACGCGTGTCGGCATCAAGATTATCAATGAGAAAAACGCGGAAACAACGGATATCAACTTCCCGGGGCTTTATCCTGAGAGCACCGATATGAATATCCTTCATGACACCATCACCCGGCTGGCGAAAGAATGTGAATGGATTGTTTTTGCCGGGAGTTTGCCGAATGGTGTTCGGCCCGACTTCTATCGGCGCATGATCGAAGATATCAAAACCCATAGCGACTGCAAAATTGCATTGGATACCAGCGGCCCAGCGCTGACCGAGGCACTGAAGGCCATGCCTGACTTGATTAAACCGAACAAGGACGAACTGGTGGAAATGCTGAACATCCAGCTGAACACCCTCGACGCCGTAGCAAAAGCGGCGCACGTCCTGCTGGATCGGGGCATCAAAACGGTGGTGGTCTCCATGGGAGCCGAAGGTGCTCTTGTTGCCGATGCAGATTGCACCCTCCATGCACAGCCGGGCCCGGTGACCCTGTTGAGTACAGTGGGGGCCGGCGACGCCATGGTCAGCGGTATGGTGGCCGGCGACCTTGATGGACGTACTCTGGAAGAACGAATTGCTCTGGCAACCGCATTTTCCGTGGCCGTGCTGTCGCAGGTCGGATCAGATCTTCCTTCGCATGTGGTGATGCAGAAGGTAGCGAGTCAAGTAGTTGTTACACAGGTGAAATAA
- the ptsP gene encoding phosphoenolpyruvate--protein phosphotransferase: MMQMDRAHVALGKKVTDKAGAIEAVGELLVDTGHIQPGYIESMMGRERVANTYLGNGIAIPHGLPKNRDLIKETGIAVVQIPEGVEWNPGERVVLVIGIAARSDEHVEVLGRLTDILDREELIERLAVTTDVDDIVKVLAGGSGEQVKDIGTMDGGLTDFDLYDDVCVMEKTGLHARPASALVELAKAFESEIHVRHTEGGRVVNGKSMAALLKLRVREGESIRIMAQGIDAGEAVKTLVDAIRAGLVEEDEEDIPVPSETGWAPTSVGVIIPGVAASRGMAIGPIRLLKKKKIVVEAKAHDIQTEQRRLKSAIATAKAELEQLIREITERAGAGKAAIFKAHIEFLEDPELFDFVNQRILEGFSAAWAWREIIAMRVAELEQVDDEVLAARAVDLNDAGSRVLRILAGEVEESIATLDQPVILLADDLTPSDTVGLDPAWILGICTAGGGALSHSAIIARSLGIPAVVGAGPVVLHQVDGMTAVLDGNSGNLYLEPCVSDLESAREIQHSLADVRAREKEHRYKPAITTDGERVEVAANISRDAEAEEAVNAGGEGVGLLRTEFLFLERSNPPSEEEQYASYATMVKALNGLPLTARTLDIGGDKKVSYLNLPPEENPFLGVRGIRLCQERPDLLKDQLRALVRASKEGPVRIMFPMISMLSDLRAAKELLEEIRQELDGPKIEVGIMIEVPSAVMMAAELAAEVDFFSIGTNDLTQYTLAMDRGHPLLASRADGLHPAVLRMIDIAVRAAAANNCWVGVCGGMAGDPQGAAILSGLGVKELSVSIPSIATVKERLRRMSMKEGRELARKALQCTSAEEVRALTLPK; this comes from the coding sequence ATCATGCAGATGGACAGAGCGCACGTAGCGTTAGGTAAAAAAGTTACAGACAAAGCAGGAGCCATAGAGGCCGTAGGCGAGCTGCTGGTAGATACAGGGCACATTCAGCCCGGTTACATTGAAAGTATGATGGGTCGGGAACGGGTAGCGAACACCTATCTGGGCAATGGCATAGCCATTCCGCACGGACTGCCTAAAAATCGCGACCTGATCAAGGAAACCGGCATTGCCGTGGTGCAGATTCCCGAGGGAGTGGAATGGAATCCGGGTGAACGGGTGGTTTTAGTTATCGGCATTGCGGCGCGTTCTGATGAACACGTGGAAGTACTGGGACGGCTGACCGACATACTCGACAGAGAAGAACTGATTGAACGTCTTGCGGTAACGACAGACGTCGACGACATCGTCAAGGTTCTGGCAGGCGGCTCCGGCGAACAGGTCAAGGACATCGGCACGATGGACGGGGGCCTGACAGATTTTGACCTTTATGACGATGTATGTGTGATGGAAAAAACGGGGTTGCACGCACGACCCGCCAGCGCACTGGTAGAATTAGCCAAGGCCTTTGAAAGCGAAATCCATGTACGCCATACCGAGGGCGGCCGCGTCGTAAACGGAAAAAGCATGGCAGCCCTGCTGAAATTGAGGGTACGCGAAGGCGAAAGCATTCGTATTATGGCACAGGGCATTGATGCCGGAGAAGCCGTTAAGACATTGGTCGACGCCATACGAGCCGGACTGGTAGAAGAAGACGAGGAAGACATTCCCGTTCCCTCGGAAACTGGATGGGCCCCCACCAGCGTCGGCGTCATTATACCCGGGGTTGCCGCATCACGAGGTATGGCCATTGGCCCCATTCGTCTGCTGAAGAAAAAGAAAATCGTCGTAGAAGCCAAAGCGCACGATATACAGACGGAACAGCGTCGTCTGAAATCAGCCATCGCTACAGCCAAGGCCGAACTGGAACAGCTGATTCGAGAAATCACTGAACGGGCCGGCGCAGGCAAAGCGGCTATTTTTAAAGCCCATATCGAATTTCTCGAAGATCCCGAACTGTTTGACTTTGTGAATCAGCGCATTTTAGAAGGATTCAGTGCCGCATGGGCCTGGCGTGAAATCATTGCCATGCGTGTTGCAGAACTGGAACAGGTGGACGATGAAGTCCTGGCCGCACGTGCTGTTGATTTAAACGACGCAGGCTCCCGTGTTTTGCGTATTCTGGCGGGCGAAGTAGAAGAATCCATCGCCACACTGGATCAACCGGTAATCCTGCTGGCCGATGATTTGACGCCATCGGACACGGTGGGGTTGGATCCCGCCTGGATTCTGGGCATCTGTACGGCTGGCGGCGGAGCCCTTTCGCATTCCGCGATCATCGCCCGTTCATTAGGTATTCCGGCCGTGGTCGGAGCCGGTCCGGTTGTTTTACATCAGGTCGACGGCATGACGGCTGTACTGGATGGTAATTCCGGCAATCTATATCTGGAACCCTGTGTTTCAGATTTGGAATCGGCCAGAGAAATCCAGCATTCACTGGCAGACGTGCGGGCAAGAGAAAAAGAGCATCGTTACAAACCCGCCATTACGACGGATGGCGAACGCGTCGAAGTGGCGGCCAATATCAGCCGCGATGCTGAAGCGGAAGAAGCGGTCAATGCCGGTGGCGAGGGAGTAGGCCTGCTGCGTACGGAATTCCTGTTTCTGGAACGGTCCAATCCGCCGAGCGAAGAAGAACAGTACGCGTCCTATGCCACCATGGTGAAAGCACTGAACGGGTTGCCGCTGACCGCACGGACACTGGATATTGGAGGCGACAAGAAAGTTTCTTATCTGAATCTTCCTCCCGAGGAAAATCCATTTCTTGGTGTCCGCGGTATTCGATTATGCCAGGAACGTCCGGACTTACTGAAAGATCAGCTGCGCGCTCTTGTTCGCGCATCAAAAGAAGGCCCGGTCCGCATCATGTTTCCCATGATTTCCATGCTGTCCGATCTGCGTGCCGCCAAGGAATTACTAGAAGAAATTCGTCAGGAACTGGACGGCCCGAAAATCGAAGTGGGCATCATGATCGAAGTGCCATCGGCCGTCATGATGGCGGCTGAACTGGCAGCGGAAGTCGATTTCTTCTCCATCGGCACCAACGACCTGACGCAGTACACATTGGCAATGGACCGGGGTCATCCCCTCCTGGCGTCCAGAGCAGATGGTCTGCATCCGGCGGTTCTGCGCATGATTGACATCGCTGTACGCGCGGCCGCTGCAAACAACTGCTGGGTTGGCGTCTGCGGCGGTATGGCCGGCGATCCGCAGGGTGCAGCCATTCTATCCGGCCTGGGCGTAAAGGAATTAAGCGTCAGCATCCCTTCGATAGCAACAGTCAAAGAACGACTGCGGCGCATGTCCATGAAAGAAGGCAGAGAATTGGCCCGAAAAGCACTTCAATGCACATCCGCAGAAGAAGTACGTGCATTAACTCTCCCCAAATAA
- a CDS encoding LacI family transcriptional regulator, whose product MASIKDVASEAGVSTATVSRVLTHKPYVTEDVRTRVQMAIDKLGYRRNQVARSLRMQQTTTIGLIVSDIENPFFTQVCRAVEDAALEKGYSLFICNTDSDPHREQMYLQVLQDQNVAGLIYSPTGENNEALQSLVESHVPIVIIDRRISGVDLDTIMINNQECARVLTEHLLQHHPRRIVGLFGTGSTTGKERLKGFKEALRDAQIKPDDSHVSMTKSTVAGGYDVAHKLLSDPASLRPDAIIASSALMAAGTCKAIRDLGLTMAQDVRFAAFDETNWTGLVQPGITVIEQPTRDIGRTALELLLKRIEDPSRATCEIILKGRLIIRESCGCDPVS is encoded by the coding sequence ATGGCCAGTATTAAAGATGTTGCAAGCGAAGCCGGTGTTTCTACAGCCACCGTTTCTCGTGTTTTGACGCATAAACCCTATGTAACAGAGGATGTTCGCACCCGTGTTCAAATGGCCATTGATAAATTGGGATATCGAAGAAATCAGGTGGCCCGCAGTCTGCGCATGCAGCAGACGACCACGATAGGTCTCATTGTCTCTGATATTGAAAATCCTTTTTTTACTCAGGTCTGCCGTGCGGTGGAAGATGCCGCGCTGGAAAAAGGCTACTCGCTCTTTATCTGTAATACCGATAGCGACCCCCATCGGGAACAAATGTATCTTCAGGTGCTGCAGGATCAAAATGTTGCCGGGCTGATTTATTCTCCCACAGGGGAGAATAACGAGGCACTGCAATCGCTGGTAGAAAGCCATGTGCCCATAGTGATCATCGACCGCAGGATTTCCGGCGTGGATCTCGATACCATCATGATTAATAATCAGGAATGCGCCAGGGTTCTCACGGAACACCTGCTTCAACATCATCCACGTCGGATCGTCGGTTTATTCGGTACAGGCAGCACGACAGGGAAGGAACGGTTAAAGGGGTTTAAAGAAGCATTGCGTGATGCGCAGATCAAACCGGATGATTCGCATGTCAGTATGACGAAATCCACTGTGGCGGGAGGTTATGATGTCGCCCATAAGCTCTTGAGCGATCCAGCGTCCCTGCGTCCCGATGCCATCATTGCCAGCAGTGCCCTCATGGCAGCCGGAACCTGTAAGGCCATTCGTGATCTGGGATTGACCATGGCTCAGGATGTACGCTTTGCCGCCTTCGACGAAACAAACTGGACCGGACTGGTGCAGCCCGGAATCACTGTCATCGAACAGCCCACTCGAGATATTGGGCGTACCGCGCTGGAGCTTCTGTTAAAACGCATCGAAGATCCCTCGCGTGCCACCTGTGAAATCATTCTCAAGGGCCGCCTTATTATTCGCGAATCCTGTGGTTGCGACCCTGTATCGTAA